In Lodderomyces elongisporus chromosome 2, complete sequence, the following proteins share a genomic window:
- the LPG20_1 gene encoding aldo-keto reductase super protein → MSFQLEYNNLGESGLKIAPLIVGCMTFGSKKWNDWVLEDEEEIFGILKKCYDAGLNTFDTAVVYSNGLSEIILGKFLKKYDIPRENVVILSKCFFYTNTNDVGSNSLKTATLNEAQVVNSRGLSRKHILDAAKASVERLGTYMDVYQIHRYDPTTPNHEIMRALNDVVEAGYTRYIGASSMRAVEFAQLQFVAEKHGWHKFISMQNYYNLLYREEEREMIPFCKNNDISKVGIIPWSPIARGVLARPVGKFSDLNSSRVKSDQTFARVGLDKLSDVDIEIIKRVEKIASDHQESMAGIATAWSLAKGCNPIVGVNSQKRVDDLLRATQIKLSEKEIEYLEESYVPKAYVA, encoded by the coding sequence ATGTCTTTTCAATTGGAGTACAACAACTTAGGAGAATCTGGTTTGAAAATTGCTCCACTCATTGTTGGTTGCATGACCTTTGGATCCAAAAAATGGAATGATTGGGTtcttgaagatgaagaagagatCTTTGGAATTCTCAAGAAATGTTACGATGCAGGATTAAACACCTTTGATACCGCAGTTGTTTATTCCAATGGATTGTCAGAAATAATTTTGGGTAAGTTTCTCAAAAAATACGATATTCCAAGAGAAAATGTTGTGATTTTATCAAAGTGTTTCTTCTACACTAATACCAATGATGTGGGCTCCAATTCCCTCAAGACAGCAACACTAAATGAAGCCCAAGTTGTAAATTCTAGAGGTTTATCACGTAAACACATTTTAGATGCGGCAAAAGCATCGGTTGAGAGATTGGGTACTTATATGGATGTCTACCAAATCCATAGATATGATCCCACGACTCCAAATCACGAGATTATGCGCGCATTAAACGATGTGGTTGAAGCCGGATACACGAGATACATTGGAGCATCCTCCATGAGGGCCGTAGAGTTTGCGCAATTGCAGTTTGTTGCTGAGAAGCATGGATGGCACAAATTCATTAGCATGCAAAATTACTACAACTTGTTGTACAGAGAAGAGGAGCGGGAGATGATTCCATTTTGTAAGAATAATGATATCAGCAAAGTAGGCATTATCCCATGGAGTCCAATTGCTAGAGGAGTCCTTGCGCGACCAGTGGGAAAATTCTCGGACCTCAATAGTAGCAGAGTAAAGTCAGATCAAACCTTTGCTCGTGTGGGCTTGGATAAGCTATCAGATGTTGATATTGAGATTATCAAAAGAGTCGAAAAAATAGCTAGTGACCACCAGGAGTCAATGGCTGGAATTGCAACAGCTTGGTCATTGGCAAAAGGTTGTAATCCAATTGTTGGAGTCAACTCTCAAAAACGTGTTGATGATTTGCTTAGAGCCACACAAATTAAGCTAAGCGAAAAAGAGATTGAGTATTTAGAGGAATCCTACGTTCCTAAAGCATATGTTGCCTAA
- the LPG20_2 gene encoding aldo-keto reductase super protein gives MSVQLEYSNLGESGLKVAPIIIGCMTFGSKKWYDWVIEDEEEIFGILKKCYDAGLNTFDTADVYSNGLSEIILGKFLKKYDIPRENVVILSKCFFPVSKDDIGSKSFTNPSSKGPEYANSIGLSRKHILDAAKASVERLGTYMDVYQIHRYDPTTPNHEIMRALNDVVEAGYTRYIGASSMRAVEFAQLQFVAEKHGWHKFISMQNYYNLLYREEEREMIPFCKNNDISKVGIIPWSPIARGVLARPVGKPSESHGNRSNNDNYISGLGLNKLSDADVEIVNRVEKLANKHHKSMAGIATAWSLAKGCNPIVGVNSQKRVEDLVTATQIKLTEEEIAYLDEPYVVKAVQS, from the coding sequence ATGTCGGTTCAACTTGAGTATAGTAATCTTGGAGAGTCAGGATTAAAGGTAGCACCAATTATTATCGGATGCATGACCTTTGGATCCAAGAAGTGGTATGATTGGGTTAttgaagacgaagaagagaTCTTTGGAATTCTCAAGAAATGTTACGATGCAGGATTAAACACCTTTGATACCGCAGATGTTTATTCCAATGGGTTGTCAGAAATAATTTTGGGTAAGTTTCTCAAAAAATACGATATTCCAAGAGAAAATGTTGTGATTTTATCAAAGTGCTTTTTTCCCGTTAGTAAGGACGATATTGGTTCAAAATCTTTCACAAATCCTTCATCAAAAGGTCCAGAGTATGCCAACTCAATTGGTTTATCACGTAAACACATTTTAGACGCGGCAAAAGCATCGGTTGAGAGATTGGGTACTTATATGGATGTCTACCAAATCCATAGATATGATCCCACGACTCCAAACCACGAGATTATGCGCGCATTAAACGATGTGGTTGAAGCCGGATACACGAGATACATTGGAGCATCCTCCATGAGGGCCGTAGAGTTTGCACAATTGCAGTTTGTTGCTGAGAAGCATGGATGGCACAAGTTCATTAGCATGCAAAACTACTACAACTTGTTGTACAGAGAAGAGGAGCGGGAGATGATTCCATTTTGTAAGAATAATGATATCAGCAAAGTAGGCATTATCCCATGGAGTCCAATTGCTAGAGGAGTCCTTGCACGACCAGTGGGAAAACCTTCGGAATCACATGGCAACCGCCTGAACAATGATAACTATATTAGTGGTTTAGGTTTGAACAAGTTATCCGATGCTGATGTAGAAATCGTCAACAGGGTCGAGAAACTTGCTAATAAGCACCACAAGTCAATGGCAGGAATTGCAACGGCTTGGTCATTGGCGAAAGGATGTAATCCAATTGTTGGAGTCAACTCTCAAAAACGTGTTGAAGACTTGGTAACTGCTACTCAGATCAAACTCACTGAGGAAGAAATCGCTTATTTAGATGAGCCATACGTTGTTAAAGCCGTACAGTCATAA